The Aeromicrobium sp. Leaf245 genome includes a region encoding these proteins:
- a CDS encoding dihydrofolate reductase family protein, translating into MGTLTFTATMSVDGYVADADGDFQWAGPGDAVFAAHIDRLSQVSTEVHGRKTHLLMAYWDAEPEPGAWGPAEHEWARLWAGTEKIVASSTLSQDDLSKGARLVPHLELDELEQIVRDAPGDVEIFGPTTAAPAIRAGLVDEFRLYVVPKVVGSGLRAFPHEANLDLELVDEGRLDAVTYLRLRRR; encoded by the coding sequence ATGGGCACCCTGACGTTCACCGCCACCATGTCCGTCGACGGCTATGTGGCCGACGCCGACGGCGACTTCCAGTGGGCCGGACCGGGCGATGCCGTGTTCGCCGCGCACATCGACCGGTTGTCCCAGGTCTCCACCGAGGTGCACGGACGCAAGACCCATCTGCTCATGGCGTACTGGGACGCCGAGCCGGAGCCCGGCGCGTGGGGCCCCGCCGAGCACGAGTGGGCTCGCCTGTGGGCCGGCACCGAGAAGATCGTCGCCTCGTCCACGTTGTCGCAGGACGACCTCTCGAAGGGTGCCCGCCTCGTGCCCCACCTCGAGCTCGACGAGCTGGAGCAGATCGTGCGCGACGCACCCGGCGACGTCGAGATCTTCGGCCCCACCACCGCCGCTCCGGCCATCCGCGCCGGCCTCGTGGACGAGTTCCGCCTCTACGTCGTGCCGAAGGTCGTGGGCAGCGGCCTCCGGGCCTTCCCCCACGAAGCGAATCTCGACCTCGAGCTCGTCGACGAGGGACGGCTCGACGCGGTCACGTACCTGCGCCTGCGCCGCCGCTGA
- a CDS encoding S8 family serine peptidase: MSRARRGLTIGAVTLALGVVATTLTSAGAATTAKSTPVPIATPEGQVSSYVVNAKKANATGTADARAIVKKAGGTVIQQWPQIGVIVAHSTHADFRADVYRLGRKSVASVGATRTVPVSERTEATTLRKSQGVVKEEFANTADEYVKPDPREGEQWDMAHIKADHAHEITDGSKKVLVGVLDSGIDADHPDLAANIDVKNSVNCTDAGTVDRSATGWQPTTSDHGTHVAGTIGADRNGVGITGVAPNVRMASVKVVNDDGFIYPEYAICGFMWAGLKGMDVTNNSYYIDPFEYWCKDQADQGAVLDAVGRAVKWSTKQGALHVAAAGNSGTDLTNNTTNDTSPNDSTPIERTINNGCLDIPTELPDVVTVSSYARIGATNETQLSYFSNRGLNIIDVAAPGSSILSTIVKDNGYGLKSGTSMASPHVAGVAALMKSQHPTWGPKKMLKQLAKQADQRPCAPEQAIGAGGAPCKGSAANNSYAGNGMVDALDAVR; the protein is encoded by the coding sequence ATGTCTCGAGCCCGACGCGGGCTCACCATCGGGGCCGTCACTCTGGCCCTCGGGGTCGTCGCCACCACGCTCACCAGCGCCGGCGCCGCCACCACCGCGAAGTCGACGCCCGTGCCGATCGCCACGCCCGAGGGCCAGGTCAGCAGCTACGTGGTCAACGCCAAGAAGGCGAACGCCACCGGCACCGCCGACGCACGCGCCATCGTGAAGAAGGCCGGCGGCACGGTCATCCAGCAGTGGCCGCAGATCGGCGTGATCGTCGCGCACTCCACCCACGCCGACTTCCGCGCCGACGTCTACCGCCTCGGACGCAAGAGCGTCGCGTCGGTCGGCGCCACCCGCACCGTCCCGGTCAGCGAGCGCACCGAGGCCACCACGCTGCGCAAGAGCCAGGGCGTGGTCAAGGAGGAGTTCGCCAACACCGCCGACGAGTACGTCAAGCCCGACCCGCGTGAGGGCGAGCAGTGGGACATGGCGCACATCAAGGCCGACCACGCGCACGAGATCACCGACGGGTCGAAGAAGGTGCTGGTCGGCGTGCTCGACAGCGGCATCGACGCCGACCACCCCGACCTGGCCGCGAACATCGACGTCAAGAACTCGGTCAACTGCACCGACGCCGGCACGGTCGACCGCTCGGCCACCGGCTGGCAGCCGACCACCAGCGACCACGGCACCCACGTGGCCGGCACCATCGGCGCCGACCGCAACGGCGTCGGCATCACCGGCGTCGCGCCGAACGTGCGCATGGCCTCGGTCAAGGTCGTCAACGACGACGGGTTCATCTACCCCGAGTACGCCATCTGCGGCTTCATGTGGGCCGGCCTCAAGGGCATGGACGTCACCAACAACAGCTACTACATCGACCCGTTCGAGTACTGGTGCAAGGACCAGGCCGACCAGGGCGCCGTGCTCGACGCCGTCGGCCGTGCCGTGAAGTGGTCGACCAAGCAGGGCGCGCTGCACGTCGCGGCCGCCGGAAACTCCGGCACCGACCTGACGAACAACACGACCAACGACACCAGCCCGAACGACAGCACGCCGATCGAGCGCACCATCAACAACGGGTGCCTCGACATCCCGACCGAGCTGCCCGACGTCGTCACCGTCTCGTCGTACGCGCGGATCGGTGCGACCAACGAGACCCAGCTGTCGTACTTCTCCAACCGCGGTCTGAACATCATCGACGTCGCGGCTCCCGGCTCGTCGATCCTGTCGACGATCGTGAAGGACAACGGCTACGGCCTCAAGAGCGGCACGTCCATGGCGTCGCCGCACGTGGCGGGCGTGGCGGCGCTGATGAAGTCGCAGCACCCGACCTGGGGTCCGAAGAAGATGCTGAAGCAGCTGGCCAAGCAGGCCGATCAGCGGCCCTGCGCGCCGGAGCAGGCGATCGGTGCCGGCGGAGCCCCGTGCAAGGGGTCGGCGGCGAACAACAGCTATGCCGGCAACGGCATGGTCGACGCGCTCGACGCCGTCCGGTAG
- a CDS encoding thermonuclease family protein produces MSSAPSRARRLVWVVGILALVWLAVSELGMTSDDGGTAKPPTTSTSTTGRLTVTDLKDGDSFEASDGREYRLGMVNTPEPDERCFDEAEAFTRNFLAGGFTADAYDEDDYGRVVAEVLDGEGRSLNVALARSGLADDRYLDPFRDDHPDLADRLDDAFASAKKPACR; encoded by the coding sequence GTGAGCTCCGCCCCCTCCCGCGCCCGTCGGCTGGTCTGGGTCGTCGGCATCCTCGCCCTGGTGTGGCTGGCCGTCTCGGAGCTGGGCATGACGTCCGACGACGGCGGCACCGCGAAGCCCCCGACCACCAGCACGAGCACGACCGGGCGCCTCACGGTGACCGACCTGAAGGACGGCGACTCCTTCGAGGCCTCCGACGGCCGCGAGTACCGGCTCGGCATGGTGAACACCCCCGAGCCCGACGAGCGGTGCTTCGACGAGGCCGAGGCCTTCACCCGGAACTTCCTGGCCGGCGGCTTCACGGCCGACGCCTACGACGAGGACGACTACGGACGGGTCGTCGCCGAGGTCCTTGACGGCGAGGGGCGCTCCCTCAACGTCGCCCTCGCCCGGAGCGGCCTCGCGGACGACCGCTACCTGGACCCGTTCCGGGACGACCACCCCGACCTCGCCGATCGCCTCGACGACGCGTTCGCCTCGGCGAAGAAGCCGGCCTGCCGCTGA
- a CDS encoding RDD family protein, with product MYDVSFGRRLVSLLIDWAVATLSVVAVTRTPLAGEGAVSSFYTLGVFFLEVTLLTGTLGFSIGKRIMSIGVVGPDGRPIGVPRAALRTALLCLVVPALIQNEDQRGLHEIVSGSRVARRTPPSASRT from the coding sequence GTGTACGACGTCTCGTTCGGCCGCCGCCTGGTCTCGCTCCTCATCGACTGGGCCGTCGCGACGCTGAGCGTCGTGGCCGTCACCCGCACGCCGCTGGCGGGGGAGGGAGCGGTCAGCTCGTTCTACACGCTCGGCGTGTTCTTCCTCGAGGTCACGCTGCTCACCGGCACGCTCGGCTTCTCGATCGGCAAGCGGATCATGAGCATCGGCGTCGTCGGCCCCGACGGCCGCCCCATCGGGGTGCCGAGGGCCGCGCTGCGCACCGCGCTGCTGTGCCTCGTGGTCCCTGCGCTCATCCAGAACGAGGACCAGCGCGGGCTGCACGAGATCGTGTCGGGCTCGCGGGTCGCACGTCGCACCCCGCCGTCCGCGTCGCGCACCTGA
- a CDS encoding DUF4191 domain-containing protein — translation MSNPAAPPKGRLAQLRQAYTITKQNDRNIGLILLLTFLIGAGVTAILGVLVLGTGLFGTIITVVFSILIGILALLAVFGRRAEKAAYAQVEGQPGAAAGALQMMKRGWNVKPAAGFTKNQDVMHRVIGRPGIVLVGEGNGSRVRSLLAAERKKHVRIVGDSVPVHEVVVGRGDGEVPLPKLVKHLRKMPKSVKPAEQTAIINKLKALDAMRPTAPMPRGPVPTSMKGARRAMRG, via the coding sequence ATGTCCAACCCCGCCGCGCCACCGAAGGGACGCCTGGCCCAGCTGCGCCAGGCGTACACGATCACCAAGCAGAACGACCGCAACATCGGGTTGATCCTGCTGCTGACGTTCCTGATCGGCGCCGGTGTGACCGCGATCCTCGGTGTGCTCGTGCTGGGCACGGGCCTGTTCGGGACGATCATCACGGTCGTCTTCTCGATCCTCATCGGCATCCTCGCGCTGCTGGCGGTCTTCGGCCGCCGCGCCGAGAAGGCCGCCTACGCCCAGGTGGAGGGCCAGCCCGGTGCCGCCGCCGGTGCGCTGCAGATGATGAAGCGCGGCTGGAACGTCAAACCGGCTGCCGGGTTCACCAAGAACCAGGACGTCATGCACCGCGTGATCGGTCGCCCGGGCATCGTCCTCGTCGGTGAGGGCAACGGCTCGCGCGTGCGCAGCCTGCTCGCAGCCGAGCGCAAGAAGCACGTGCGCATCGTCGGCGACTCGGTGCCGGTGCACGAGGTCGTCGTGGGTCGTGGCGACGGCGAGGTGCCGCTGCCCAAGCTGGTCAAGCACCTGCGCAAGATGCCGAAGTCGGTCAAGCCGGCCGAGCAGACGGCGATCATCAACAAGCTCAAGGCGCTCGACGCGATGCGTCCGACCGCACCCATGCCGCGTGGGCCCGTGCCCACGAGCATGAAGGGCGCGCGCCGGGCGATGCGCGGTTGA
- a CDS encoding DUF2786 domain-containing protein, whose amino-acid sequence MSDPEQAGTYAAEDLVAEWLDAVSPDDGAVQVRLNRGGGARWVTFTPEPEPRFTRPSEVQRFVDAALERLRAQTKQFGSGYRGREAKEVRVVAHSGKGRASCRDGTIWLPQRERGGAWALRGLVAAHELAHHLNTGLDGAIIDEHGAGFRATFVQLLEDLGWSEVAAMLRAAYTEVGVDRPEGVDDGMVAKVGKLLRHAEGASTEAERDAFLAKAQELATTHSIELTLARAGASQGEAAAQPTFEAVRLGHSGQRSNVRYVSLMIAVSRANDLRCTIRGDNTGVTLFGFATDIEVAKTLYASLVIQMVTDGDAYLRSGAHKPVHGSTARAAFYAGWTERIGERLHEAQSRAQLEAGAATERVDDATGEVSLAKVPALIAKDVEVEDYYGYMLRQHGVRGTWRGGSQVRDVGSVVRGMKAADRARLGRAGEISA is encoded by the coding sequence ATGAGCGATCCCGAGCAGGCCGGCACCTACGCCGCCGAAGACCTCGTGGCTGAGTGGCTCGACGCTGTCTCGCCCGACGACGGCGCCGTGCAGGTCCGGCTGAACCGCGGTGGCGGGGCCCGGTGGGTCACGTTCACGCCCGAGCCCGAACCGCGGTTCACGCGCCCGTCGGAGGTGCAGCGGTTCGTCGACGCCGCCCTCGAGCGGCTCCGCGCGCAGACCAAGCAGTTCGGCTCGGGGTACCGCGGGCGGGAGGCGAAGGAGGTGCGCGTCGTCGCGCACTCGGGCAAGGGACGCGCGTCGTGCCGCGACGGCACCATCTGGCTGCCGCAGCGCGAGCGCGGGGGAGCGTGGGCGCTGCGCGGCCTGGTCGCGGCGCACGAGCTGGCGCACCACCTCAACACCGGCCTCGACGGCGCGATCATCGACGAGCACGGCGCCGGGTTCCGCGCCACGTTCGTGCAGCTGCTCGAGGACCTCGGGTGGAGCGAGGTCGCGGCGATGCTGCGTGCCGCGTACACCGAGGTCGGCGTGGACCGCCCCGAGGGCGTCGACGATGGCATGGTCGCCAAGGTGGGCAAGCTGCTGCGCCACGCCGAGGGCGCCTCCACCGAGGCCGAGCGCGACGCGTTCCTCGCCAAGGCGCAGGAGCTGGCCACCACGCACTCCATCGAGCTGACGCTCGCGCGCGCCGGGGCGAGCCAGGGCGAGGCGGCGGCGCAGCCGACCTTCGAGGCAGTGCGCCTCGGGCACAGCGGCCAGCGCTCGAACGTGCGGTACGTGAGCCTGATGATCGCGGTGTCCCGCGCCAACGACCTGCGCTGCACGATCCGCGGCGACAACACCGGCGTCACCTTGTTCGGCTTCGCCACCGACATCGAGGTGGCCAAGACGCTCTACGCCTCGCTCGTCATCCAGATGGTGACCGACGGCGACGCCTACCTCCGCTCCGGCGCCCACAAGCCGGTGCACGGCAGCACCGCCCGCGCGGCCTTCTACGCCGGCTGGACCGAACGCATCGGCGAGCGCCTGCACGAGGCGCAGTCCCGCGCGCAGCTCGAGGCCGGAGCCGCCACGGAGCGCGTCGACGACGCCACCGGCGAGGTGTCTCTGGCCAAGGTCCCGGCGCTGATCGCCAAGGACGTCGAGGTCGAGGACTACTACGGCTACATGCTCAGGCAGCACGGCGTGCGCGGCACCTGGCGCGGCGGCTCGCAGGTCCGCGACGTCGGCTCCGTCGTCCGCGGCATGAAGGCCGCCGACCGTGCCCGTCTAGGACGGGCGGGGGAGATCTCCGCCTGA
- a CDS encoding WhiB family transcriptional regulator: MWDENWATRAACTATDDLFVKGAEQNIAKRICNGCDVKAACLAEALDNRIEWGVWGGATERERRQMLRRRPDVTAWRDLLRLAA; the protein is encoded by the coding sequence ATGTGGGACGAGAACTGGGCGACGCGAGCCGCCTGTACGGCGACGGACGATCTGTTCGTCAAGGGCGCGGAGCAGAACATCGCCAAGCGCATCTGCAACGGGTGTGACGTGAAGGCGGCGTGCCTGGCCGAGGCGCTCGACAACCGCATCGAGTGGGGCGTCTGGGGAGGAGCCACGGAGCGCGAGCGGCGGCAGATGCTGCGCCGGCGGCCTGACGTGACGGCGTGGCGTGACCTCCTGAGGCTCGCTGCCTAG
- a CDS encoding MerR family transcriptional regulator, with translation MSSAMTIGDFAALTHLSIRTLRHYHQAGVLEPAEVDASSGYRRYTHEQIATARVIHRLRELDLPLPQVKTVMATDDPAQRSSIIAEHLQRLEAELARTRSTVTALHRLLQPDPDPVVELRTLPSRSVAAVRATVDHDDVLDWYDAAVAVLDAAVEPASRRGPLSGRYANALFADGTGSVSLEYTVDHDARVNPVAGVEVLDLPAVELAVVVHEGDHGTIDESYARLGSWVGEHVLTIGDVVHETYLVGPRDTSEPTAWRTEIGWPVLRLSSLSTD, from the coding sequence ATGAGCAGCGCCATGACGATCGGCGACTTCGCCGCCCTGACTCACCTGTCGATCCGCACGCTGCGCCACTACCACCAGGCCGGCGTGCTCGAGCCGGCCGAGGTGGACGCCTCCAGCGGGTACCGCCGCTACACCCACGAGCAGATCGCCACGGCGCGCGTCATCCACCGTCTGCGCGAGCTCGACCTTCCGCTCCCCCAGGTGAAGACGGTCATGGCGACCGACGACCCGGCGCAGCGGTCGTCGATCATCGCCGAGCACCTCCAGCGGCTCGAAGCCGAGCTCGCGCGGACCCGGTCGACCGTCACCGCCCTGCACCGGCTGCTGCAGCCCGACCCCGATCCCGTGGTCGAGCTGCGCACCCTGCCGTCGCGGTCGGTCGCCGCGGTACGCGCGACCGTTGACCACGACGACGTCCTCGACTGGTACGACGCTGCCGTCGCGGTCCTCGACGCCGCCGTGGAGCCTGCGTCACGTCGCGGCCCGCTGTCGGGCCGGTACGCCAACGCACTCTTCGCCGACGGCACGGGTTCGGTCAGTCTCGAGTACACGGTCGACCACGACGCCCGGGTCAACCCCGTGGCGGGCGTGGAGGTTCTCGACCTCCCGGCCGTCGAGCTGGCCGTGGTCGTGCACGAGGGTGACCACGGGACCATCGACGAGTCCTACGCCCGACTGGGCTCCTGGGTCGGCGAGCACGTCCTCACCATCGGCGACGTCGTGCACGAGACGTACCTGGTCGGCCCGCGCGACACGTCCGAACCGACTGCCTGGCGCACCGAGATCGGCTGGCCCGTGCTGCGCCTGTCGTCCCTGAGCACCGACTGA
- the glnA gene encoding type I glutamate--ammonia ligase, translated as MFGNADEFFKYVKDEGVEYLDVRFTDLPGIQQQVTLPAWTFDADAAENGVAFDGSSIRGFQSIDQSDMVLFPDFGTAYLDPFKARKTLAMEFFVHDPITGEAYSRDPRNIARKAEAYLATTGIGDTAFFAPEAEFYIFDRVNFGTSANKSFYEITSLESAWSTGGDLTDNRGYKVRYKGGYFPVAPTDQTADLRNDMMSNLADAGLVLERGHHEVGTAGQGEINYKFDTLLKAADDVMKFKYIVRNTAWAADKTVTFMPKPIFGDNGSGMHVHQSIWKDGSPLFYDEAGYGGLSDLARHYIGGILKHAPSLLAFTNPSVNSYHRLVPGFEAPIALVYSARNRSACVRIPITGSNPKAKRIEFRCPDPSSNPYLAFSALMMAGIDGIKNKIEPPAPIDKNIYELPPEEYNEIDMVPTSLNAVLDNLEQDHEFLTQGDVFTPDLIETWIDYKRTEEILPVQLRPHPHEFELYYDI; from the coding sequence ATGTTCGGCAATGCCGACGAGTTCTTCAAGTACGTCAAGGACGAAGGCGTCGAGTACCTCGACGTCCGCTTCACCGACCTGCCCGGCATCCAGCAGCAGGTGACGCTGCCGGCGTGGACGTTCGACGCCGACGCCGCCGAGAACGGTGTGGCCTTCGACGGCTCGTCGATCCGCGGCTTCCAGAGCATCGACCAGTCCGACATGGTGCTGTTCCCCGACTTCGGCACGGCCTACCTCGACCCGTTCAAGGCGCGCAAGACGCTCGCGATGGAGTTCTTCGTCCACGACCCGATCACGGGTGAGGCGTACTCGCGCGACCCCCGCAACATCGCCCGCAAGGCCGAGGCGTACCTGGCCACCACCGGCATCGGTGACACCGCCTTCTTCGCCCCTGAGGCCGAGTTCTACATCTTCGACCGCGTCAACTTCGGCACGAGCGCCAACAAGTCGTTCTACGAGATCACGTCGCTGGAGTCGGCCTGGTCGACCGGTGGGGACCTGACGGACAACCGTGGCTACAAGGTCCGCTACAAGGGCGGCTACTTCCCCGTCGCGCCGACCGACCAGACGGCCGACCTGCGCAACGACATGATGTCGAACCTCGCCGACGCGGGCCTCGTCCTCGAGCGTGGCCACCACGAGGTCGGGACCGCCGGCCAGGGCGAGATCAACTACAAGTTCGACACGCTGCTCAAGGCAGCCGACGACGTCATGAAGTTCAAGTACATCGTCCGCAACACGGCCTGGGCCGCGGACAAGACGGTGACCTTCATGCCGAAGCCGATCTTCGGCGACAACGGTTCGGGCATGCACGTGCACCAGTCCATCTGGAAGGACGGCTCGCCGCTGTTCTACGACGAGGCCGGCTACGGCGGACTGTCCGACCTGGCGCGCCACTACATCGGCGGCATCCTGAAGCACGCGCCGTCGCTGCTGGCGTTCACCAACCCCTCGGTGAACAGCTACCACCGTCTGGTCCCGGGCTTCGAGGCCCCGATCGCGCTGGTCTACTCGGCCCGCAACCGCTCAGCCTGCGTCCGCATCCCGATCACCGGCTCGAACCCGAAGGCCAAGCGCATCGAGTTCCGCTGCCCGGACCCGTCGAGCAACCCGTACCTGGCGTTCTCGGCCCTGATGATGGCCGGCATCGACGGCATCAAGAACAAGATCGAGCCGCCGGCCCCGATCGACAAGAACATCTACGAGCTGCCGCCGGAGGAGTACAACGAGATCGACATGGTCCCGACGTCGCTCAACGCGGTGCTCGACAACCTGGAGCAGGACCACGAGTTCCTGACCCAGGGCGACGTGTTCACGCCCGACCTCATCGAGACGTGGATCGACTACAAGCGCACCGAGGAGATCCTCCCGGTCCAGCTGCGTCCGCACCCGCACGAGTTCGAGCTGTACTACGACATCTGA
- a CDS encoding nuclear transport factor 2 family protein: protein MSTYENQTVTLSLDALPSAVRTFVTAHQAHDRETELSCFAEDATVTDEGHTHTGLAQLRAWLGKAESEYTYTTEVTGAASAGTDRYDVVHHLEGDFPGGVADLHFRFVLDAAGRIASLVIEP from the coding sequence ATGAGCACCTACGAGAACCAGACCGTCACCCTGTCCCTCGACGCACTGCCGAGTGCTGTGCGCACCTTCGTCACGGCCCACCAGGCCCACGACCGCGAGACCGAGCTGTCGTGCTTCGCCGAGGACGCGACCGTGACCGACGAGGGCCACACCCACACCGGGCTCGCCCAGCTGCGCGCGTGGCTCGGCAAGGCGGAGAGCGAGTACACCTACACGACCGAGGTCACGGGCGCCGCGAGCGCGGGCACCGATCGCTACGACGTCGTGCACCACCTCGAGGGCGACTTCCCAGGAGGCGTCGCGGACCTGCACTTCCGCTTCGTCCTCGACGCCGCCGGTCGGATCGCCTCGCTCGTGATCGAGCCTTGA
- a CDS encoding protein kinase, producing MAERLNDRYELGEVLGSGGMGQVYRARDLRLGRDVAVKVLRGDRVGDDAARARFMAEARTSGLLNHPGIATVHDVGEDDASPDGDPFIVMQLVEGVPLSDVLRRRGALGVEPVERLLGGVGDALAAAHEAGVVHRDVKPANIVLSTDSRPVLVDFGIALGVAPEPLTETGAVLGTVEYISPEQARGQTATGASDVYSLGLVAYQCLTGTSPFRRETSVAAALAQVSEELPALPASVPDELARLVVAMTAKDPALRPTAAQVRDTVERSTGGATSVIPALTDAPTGPMTVAHTGPATVVSPAPLAAAGAASATTQVPAQDDERRRGATRTRMFAGVAALAVVALLIGMSGGLFGGVFGGDDPTVPDVVGRSVDDATDEVEDAGGRVRITEVDAPDVEKGVVAAQSPRAGGPLADGDVVTLEVASGFVSVPDDLVGTSVDDATDALEKLGFDVKTSPVASAEPAGTVLALDRTGRQEVGATVTLSVSSGSGSGTSGGEDPAEPREKKPEEPKGEEKKEPKEEKPAKPKDEEPSETVEPIEETAEQADTTAGGKGKGQGRP from the coding sequence GGTCAGGTCTACCGCGCCCGCGACCTTCGCCTCGGTCGCGACGTGGCCGTCAAGGTCCTGCGCGGCGACCGCGTCGGCGACGACGCCGCTCGGGCGAGGTTCATGGCGGAGGCCCGGACGTCGGGCCTGCTGAACCACCCCGGCATCGCGACGGTCCACGACGTCGGCGAGGACGACGCGAGCCCCGACGGCGACCCCTTCATCGTCATGCAGCTCGTCGAGGGCGTCCCGCTGTCGGACGTGCTGCGACGGCGCGGTGCGCTGGGCGTCGAGCCCGTCGAGCGGCTCCTCGGTGGTGTCGGCGACGCGCTCGCCGCGGCGCACGAGGCCGGAGTGGTGCACCGCGACGTCAAGCCCGCCAACATCGTGCTGTCCACCGACTCGCGGCCGGTGCTCGTGGACTTTGGCATCGCCCTGGGGGTGGCGCCGGAGCCGCTCACCGAGACCGGTGCCGTGCTCGGGACGGTCGAGTACATCAGCCCGGAGCAGGCACGCGGACAGACCGCCACGGGCGCGTCCGACGTCTACTCGCTCGGTCTGGTCGCCTACCAGTGCCTCACCGGCACGTCGCCGTTCCGCCGCGAGACGTCCGTGGCCGCAGCGCTGGCCCAGGTGAGCGAGGAGCTCCCGGCGCTGCCCGCGTCGGTGCCGGACGAGCTGGCGCGCCTGGTCGTGGCGATGACGGCCAAGGATCCTGCGCTGCGCCCGACCGCTGCACAGGTTCGCGACACCGTGGAGCGCAGCACCGGCGGAGCGACGTCGGTGATCCCCGCGCTGACCGACGCGCCGACCGGCCCGATGACGGTCGCGCACACCGGTCCGGCGACCGTCGTCTCGCCCGCACCGCTGGCGGCTGCCGGGGCGGCGTCGGCGACCACGCAGGTGCCGGCGCAGGACGACGAGCGACGGCGCGGTGCCACCCGGACACGGATGTTCGCCGGTGTGGCCGCCCTGGCCGTCGTCGCGCTGCTGATCGGCATGAGCGGCGGGCTGTTCGGCGGCGTGTTCGGTGGGGACGACCCCACCGTGCCCGACGTCGTCGGCCGGTCGGTCGACGACGCCACCGACGAGGTCGAGGACGCTGGCGGGCGAGTGCGCATCACGGAGGTCGACGCCCCGGACGTCGAGAAGGGCGTCGTGGCCGCGCAGAGTCCTCGCGCCGGTGGGCCGCTCGCCGACGGTGACGTGGTCACCCTCGAGGTGGCCTCCGGCTTCGTCTCGGTGCCCGACGACCTGGTGGGCACGTCGGTCGACGACGCCACCGACGCGCTCGAGAAGCTCGGCTTCGACGTGAAGACCTCCCCGGTCGCGTCGGCTGAGCCGGCGGGCACGGTGTTGGCGCTCGACCGCACGGGTCGCCAGGAGGTGGGCGCGACCGTCACGTTGTCGGTCTCGTCGGGCTCCGGGTCGGGCACGTCCGGCGGGGAGGACCCGGCCGAGCCCAGGGAGAAGAAGCCCGAGGAGCCGAAGGGCGAGGAGAAGAAGGAGCCCAAGGAGGAGAAGCCGGCGAAGCCGAAGGACGAGGAGCCGTCCGAGACCGTCGAGCCGATCGAGGAGACCGCCGAGCAGGCGGACACGACGGCCGGTGGGAAGGGCAAGGGCCAGGGCAGGCCCTGA
- a CDS encoding maleylpyruvate isomerase N-terminal domain-containing protein translates to MAPALASVYAAWTDHLDGLEPEQLGRPSRASAWTVKELLLHQLLDARRALVALATPAHVDPDVDAVTYWRSFHPDEGDGGDSHARFVGACAAAYDQEQLVEEWRGTSAAVVHAASSPTSALVSTQGHSLTVENLCSTLVVEATVHLLDAHGTPPADALEHTVGVLAKLRGRPLPADGADEVLRATGRLPSDEPDYPLLG, encoded by the coding sequence ATGGCACCCGCGCTCGCGTCCGTGTACGCCGCCTGGACCGACCACCTCGACGGCCTGGAGCCGGAGCAGCTCGGTCGGCCGTCGCGGGCAAGCGCATGGACCGTGAAGGAGCTGCTGCTCCACCAGCTCCTCGACGCCCGCCGCGCGCTGGTCGCGCTCGCCACGCCCGCGCACGTCGACCCGGACGTCGACGCGGTCACCTACTGGCGGTCGTTCCACCCGGACGAGGGAGACGGTGGGGACTCCCACGCCCGGTTCGTGGGCGCGTGTGCCGCGGCCTACGACCAGGAGCAGCTGGTCGAGGAGTGGCGCGGCACGTCGGCAGCCGTCGTGCACGCGGCGTCGAGCCCGACGTCGGCTCTGGTCAGCACGCAAGGACATTCCCTGACGGTCGAGAACCTGTGCTCGACGCTCGTCGTCGAGGCCACCGTGCACCTGCTCGACGCGCACGGCACTCCCCCGGCCGACGCACTGGAGCACACCGTGGGGGTGCTCGCGAAGCTGCGTGGACGCCCTCTGCCGGCCGACGGCGCGGACGAGGTGCTCCGCGCCACCGGACGTCTGCCCAGCGACGAGCCCGACTACCCCCTCCTGGGGTAG
- a CDS encoding VOC family protein, which produces MTQLPRLDHVNVTVADLDATIAFFTGLGLELDARMTIEGEFLDTVVGMEDASTETVWLRPPGGGGALEVSRYDRPGTVAADAAEPNVVGLRAVCLEINDLRATIERLVSEGHELVGEVGEHEGTWLMAYVRGPEGIIVSLTERIG; this is translated from the coding sequence ATGACGCAGCTGCCTCGCCTCGACCACGTCAACGTGACCGTCGCCGACCTCGACGCGACGATCGCCTTCTTCACCGGTCTCGGGCTGGAGCTGGACGCCCGGATGACGATCGAGGGGGAGTTCCTCGACACCGTCGTCGGGATGGAGGACGCGAGCACCGAGACCGTCTGGCTGCGACCGCCGGGCGGCGGGGGAGCGCTGGAGGTCTCGCGCTACGACCGACCCGGCACGGTGGCCGCCGACGCCGCAGAGCCGAACGTCGTGGGTCTGCGGGCGGTGTGCCTGGAGATCAACGACCTCCGCGCGACCATCGAGCGGCTCGTGTCCGAGGGTCATGAGCTCGTGGGCGAGGTCGGCGAGCACGAGGGCACGTGGCTCATGGCCTACGTCCGCGGGCCCGAGGGGATCATCGTGTCCCTGACCGAGCGCATCGGCTGA